A window of the Harmonia axyridis chromosome 5, icHarAxyr1.1, whole genome shotgun sequence genome harbors these coding sequences:
- the LOC123680278 gene encoding mitochondrial transcription rescue factor 1 — MLAVNSIRRVLASYTLKDNFGSTFMGFVRFQSKRNNNLSNSSNSEDSEDYSPNDKSTTTTKIKVTNTRVDLIIKSGLGIARNKIEKLFYENKIRINGQKIGKKSEQVEEGDEIDVIKGPSPMNPEFLVVARVEVLSMKPEEETISVKIKRSRSLLVENKSY, encoded by the coding sequence ATGttagcagttaattcgattagaCGTGTTTTAGCATCTTATACCCTAAAGGATAATTTTGGTTCCACTTTCATGGGATTTGTTAGATTCCAATCTAAAAGGAATAATAATCTTAGTAATAGTTCAAATTCTGAAGATAGTGAAGATTACTCTCCCAATGACAAGAGCACCACAACTACTAAAATCAAAGTTACTAATACTAGAGTGGATTTAATCATAAAATCAGGATTAGGAATAGCTAGAAACAAAATAGAGAAATTGTTTTACGAGAACAAAATAAGAATAAACGGCcagaaaataggaaaaaaaagtGAACAAGTGGAAGAAGGAGACGAAATAGATGTGATTAAGGGACCTAGTCCAATGAACCCAGAATTTTTAGTAGTTGCAAGAGTTGAAGTATTATCAATGAAACCTGAAGAAGAAACGATTTCTGTGAAAATTAAAAGAAGCAGGTCTTTATTAGTTGAAAACAAatcttattga